A region from the Bos indicus isolate NIAB-ARS_2022 breed Sahiwal x Tharparkar chromosome 14, NIAB-ARS_B.indTharparkar_mat_pri_1.0, whole genome shotgun sequence genome encodes:
- the ALKAL1 gene encoding ALK and LTK ligand 1, with amino-acid sequence MRPARPGAPVPALLLLALVLALRGTQGRPGGSRGAHVAGEEPKPSLPAASRSAEIFPRDLNLKDKFIKHFTGPVTFSAECSKHFHRLYHNTRDCSTPAYYKRCARLLKRLAVSPLCSQTEKTYVHFLRM; translated from the exons ATGCGACCGGCGAGGCCAGGCGCCCCGGTGCCGGCGCTGCTCCTGCTGGCGCTCGTCCTGGCCCTGCGAGGGACGCAGGGGAGGCCCGGGGGCAGCAGGGGCGCGCACGTCGCGGGCGAGGAGCCGAAGCCGTCCCTCCCCGCGGCCTCTCGAAGCGCAG aaatattcccAAGAGATTTGAACTTAAAAGACAAATTCATCAAGCATTTCACAG GGCCAGTCACGTTTTCAGCTGAGTGCAGCAAACACTTCCACAGGCTGTATCACAACACCAGGGACTGCTCGACGCCAGCTT ATTACAAAAGATGTGCTAGATTGTTAAAAAGACTAGCAGTGAGTCCTCTGTGCTCGCAGACGGAGAAGACCTACGT GCATTTCTTAAGAATGTAA